Proteins from one Chanodichthys erythropterus isolate Z2021 chromosome 15, ASM2448905v1, whole genome shotgun sequence genomic window:
- the heyl gene encoding hairy/enhancer-of-split related with YRPW motif-like protein: MKRPHDYSSPDSDTDELIDVGQEDSYCPVTGSMSPGSTSQILARKKRRGIIEKRRRDRINHSLSELRRLVPSAFEKQGSSKLEKAEILQMTVDHLKLLHAMGGKGYFDARALAVDYRTLGFRECVGEVVRYLSSLEGVESSDPIGARLVSHLSHCASELDPLLQSHATLPFPPWPWPSFPQLAATSSPVSSNPFPPNARRDLAPHTTATLLGYPSPALRVGSLSTQGALMNPALTPVRRLPSIPGHPHRLQQHSPDGPTIPSSSSSSSNSSTPQISFRPFAPLGSPAPGRRGLSTSSKSAQAWGTEIGAF; this comes from the exons ATGAAGAGACCTCATGACTACAGTTCCCCAGACTCGGACACGGATGAACTGATCGATGTCGGACAGGAGGACAGCTACTG CCCTGTCACTGGGTCCATGTCTCCAGGCAGTACCTCACAGATCCTGGCGCGCAAGAAGAGAAGAGGG ATAATTGAGAAGAGGCGCAGGGACAGGATCAACCACAGTCTGTCAGAGCTCAGGAGACTCGTACCCAGTGCCTTTGAAAAACAG GGCTCCTCTAAACTGGAGAAGGCTGAGATTCTTCAGATGACAGTGGATCATCTGAAACTGCTTCATGCCATGGGCGGCAAAG GCTACTTTGATGCTCGTGCTCTGGCAGTGGACTACAGGACTTTGGGCTTTCGGGAGTGTGTTGGAGAGGTGGTGAGGTACCTCAGCTCTCTGGAGGGGGTTGAATCCTCAGACCCCATTGGCGCACGCCTCGTGTCCCACCTCAGCCACTGCGCCAGTGAGCTGGACCCTCTCCTCCAGAGCCATGCCACTCTGCCTTTTCCTCCCTGGCCCTGGCCTTCCTTCCCTCAGCTAGCAGCCACCTCATCTCCAGTCTCGTCTAACCCTTTTCCCCCAAATGCCCGCCGGGATCTGGCCCCCCATACCACCGCCACCTTGCTGGGCTACCCTTCACCGGCCCTGCGAGTGGGATCTTTGAGCACCCAGGGAGCATTAATGAATCCAGCGCTGACCCCGGTGCGTCGACTGCCCTCAATCCCCGGCCATCCTCACAGACTTCAACAGCACTCACCTGATGGACCCACAATCCCATCATCCTCCTCATCTTCCTCCAACTCCTCCACTCCCCAGATTTCCTTCAGACCCTTTGCCCCTCTGGGGTCTCCAGCACCAGGTCGCAGGGGTTTGAGTACCTCCAGTAAGTCCGCACAGGCCTGGGGCACAGAAATTGGGGCGTTCTGA